GTTGTTCCTTATTCAGATCGAATTGTTCGGAGTTGAGTTCGGTTGGTTTGTGAATGTCTATGATGGGCAAAGTCGTGTTGTATTTATAGGGAGTTTACTAATGGTTTTCCTCATCTTCATCGGGAAGATCACCTGATTGATGCATGTTTTTGATTGACACGATTAGTCatctttaatctttttttgaCTGGGACATTTATCTTCTCGAATTCTACGTGTACATGTATTTACAATATATTAACGTAAAAATGGACAAATATATTAATCTCTAATTGTATAGCCGGAATATAATGTACATAGGGAAGACTAATTGCGATTAACGCTCGAACGGTTAAGCTCAAGACTAAAGAAGCACTACTCGCCCGGCATATAATTACTGCATTTAGGCATGTGGCCTCGAAGACGTAATAAAATTTCACATCGGTTCATGTTTTGGTCTGAATTCCGCACCTCCTTATGTCTAATCTTCTTATGTTTGTCATCATGACGGAGTCGAGCAATAATTTTATGTAACAGAGTGAGAACATTCGCTTTGTTTCAAGGCTCATTTTCGAGAAAGGGGAATGATTTTGACATTAATCATGTCATTCGATTGGCCATATCTACTTAATTTTTCtgagaaaatatatagaaagttgatcaggaaaaaataataataattcttgcGCACGAAACAACCTCTTTTTAAATGTGCAAATGAAATGTCATTCAATCATGAGCCGAATAATTCTCCTATTTTATAAGTAGTTGAGAGatctcaattttcaaatagaacTCTTACGATCACAGTCtcttgcttttatatattatatattgatttgtaTTTTCATAAATCCTCCGTCAACTTTCCAAATTCCCCTATGTATATTGGGCTAGCTTTTATCTCCATTCTAGTGGAATTTGTCTTCTCTGGACAATAAGTACATTCGGGGTATTAAATGTGTCATATTGAAATTTAtccaaaattaattgaaaaataaatatttctcTGTGGTTGTATATGCGATCGTGGAATTTTCTCCCTATTGCCTTTCGTTTGTCAATAAGCCTCTTAAAGTATATTTATCttatttctataattttattcatttcttCTAATAATTATAAGGGTGGGGCTATTTCTACCCCATCGATGGCTAATCCACCATTCTACAATGCATGAGACTGATGTACTCTCCAGTTTCTTTTAGTAATCTCCTAATTAGTATTGTAAGACAATCTGTTGACTCTAATCTAATTGCTTCCCAAAACTAAGGatcaaaatttacatttttatcttCTAGACCTAAAGAGCAATCTCTTTCTCCTTATTCGTAGTAATGAAATGGCACCATACATATGTTCAACCAAAaacgaaaaataattttcacctaaaaataaaacataattacTGTTTCAGAAACCCCATCTAGTggcatatctttttttttcctattgaaattcaaaaaatattatttaatcaaaaaaattcatgtcaTCAACCAAATGACTTCTCCATtatttgtatgtgtttatcatacTGATAAATTGCTATATAACCCTAAAAATGATGTGGAACGGAACATATTAAattcaatcattattttttgattGACAAAAAAGTTATTaactatattgaaatattcaaCGTACTAAATGATGGTGGACATACAACTACGAAATGATAATCGtttgattttatttcttattcatTCTAACTTCGGTATTTTTACTATGTCATATTTATCAAAAGAGTCGTGCACATGCTTTGATTGTTTTTAAATTGcattatttatcttttcttatgaaaaatattttttatttattgaaatatgGATTTAAGTGTGTAAATCAACAaaataattgataattgataAAGAGAAACATATtgattgtctttttttttggaaattaattaaaaggaCCCATATAAAAGAGCGATTTAAGGGATTTCGTGAATTAATAAAGACAATGAGAGTATGAAGGTCCTATAAGTCATAAAAGCAGTGTATTAGTCAAAATGGGTGTGGAAATAGTCCCACCCTAATTATAATTGGTTATAACGTCCTCTAGCATGTGTCTTTAAAGGGAGTCTTTCACTGTCATttcggtaaaaaaaaaatagtgagAATGGAAAAGATAAGAGAGGGAGATGGTGTGAGgaataaaaagagagagtgGTTCTTAAACGAAATTTTCAACCAGGGATCCTTCCATTGAATTGGAGGGCTTATAGGACGATGTAAGTGGTCGTGGATTTTATTAGTGCTCTCGAAATAGAAATTACTCGGGAAAGAAAATGCTTTTCTAAAAATGATATTGCTTTGGATTTATTGTTTGTAAAATTATGGGTCATCTGTAAATACAATTGATTTTATGAATATGATTTGGTACCGATAGTTGTGGAATTTGTTTGtatatgtgtatgtttgtGCGTGATCTTTGGATTTGTGCTCCACAACCAAAATATATGTCTCGTTATGAGATAAATTATTTGTCATGCATGATCCAAATAGTATTAGTCATTGCCGCTAACTAATATTTCTCTCTCCTAGATGTCTTTCcgttttgttttaatttccttttttatccAATGTTTTGAACCTGTGCCAACAAGGTACTAGTGTTACCCGATTAACCTGCCAATTCAAATTATTCGATCATTATAATTGGACCAATTATCTCTAATTTCTTTTGCCTATAGATTTATCCCTAATACATGCAAGTTCTTCCTTTTTTACgagtactatatataaaaataatctcGCTAAAGCAAACTTTTAGCATTCACAAGTAATGTATGTTTTTCGCTCATATAATTACaggcttttttattttttttccacgaTCATTATAAGATTTGACACAATGTCTTTTACTTTAATCTCTCTATCTACATTACCTTTTCCTAAGAAGTTACATGTATATCTTATACTTCTCTTTTTTACAAACTTTCATTCACAAATATAGACTTCCCCTTTATCTTTCCTAaggaaatataataattatactcatactttttaattataagtaATATATTTTCCCTTATGTATACGAGCGGACTCGTATGCCTTCCGATTATTATAATcatatgtaaatataatataagtggatctaagaaataataattttttaatattacatcAGTCTAACAAATTATTGAAGGAACTTCTGTACCAGCGGCGAAGCGTAGGCACCTGCCCTAGTATTATATGTAAATACTTATCGAGCTTTTGGCGTGGGAGATAAAGTATAAAGCTGCCTCTTTATTCTAATAATCTGACTACATCGTATCGTTTCCAgggggggggaaaaaaaatccgaCCACATCGTTAGGACAAGACCCTCAAACAGATGGGTGGATTTTTGGATATGCTCCTGTTCTAAGGTCACAAGCCTGACGGTGGTAGATGATTAAATTCCATCATCCAAGCAATAAGCGGTATCGGCAACGACAAAAATTGAACAGGTTTACATATATCACTTACCAATGAATTGAGGGAATCTGGAGGTGTTTCCGAGCCTCTAATTCGATAAAGTTTTTAGAAAGACCAACTGCGTCGACCCTCTGGACCTCCCCTATAGAGCCAGTCTCCAGTGGTCCAGTTTGAAAGTTCAGCTTATTGGAAAATAAGCTATCAAAAATCTTAaactatattaaaaaaaatgacaagaGGACGTGatagaaattaatttctaaaagcTCATATGAATAAAAGGGTTTAGACTAATCCCTTTAAACTCTTCCAAATCCCTGCAGCCTTATTGCCTGCTGCATACGATGAAAAATTATCATCCACAAGAAGTAACCAGTTGGATCACCTCAAAGTGATAGATCCTTTGCAGACCGAGCATTCTTCTCAACCTACAGCAAGGAAACATAGTTTTTGGGAAAGAAGCGTAACCGGAAACTTGCAATGATGAAATATACGGGAATGAAATCTCATTTTGCATTAACTTAACAGCCATCATAGGACATACCTCAACTATGTTTCTCCAACAAAACTTCCATGTTGATCGATAAGTTTTTCTGCTGATTTTCTCCAATTTCTGACATCCGGCTATTTCCTTCACTTCGAATATCTGGAACAAATCAAAACCAGTGATACATCGTAtgccataaaaaaaaagactcaTTATGCTTATAATTTGTTGCCATTACAATGATAGAAGCCAGAAATCTCTGAGTTCTTGTTTCGCAGCTTCCATATATCAACACAGGATTTTCTCCacatgcattttctttttataactGAAACAATTCAGAAAATTAATCATATAACACATGTAAAGATCATCCTGcgagaaaaaaatgttattgCTGTGGCCCTTCACTGGTCATTTGTTTATGCATGAAATATCATATGAATTTACTACACCATTTCACATAACATACTGAACCAGCAGAATATGGCAACTCTTGGAACAGAAAGCTCGTGTACACTTAACAGACTACGGAAATTCATCTTAAGATGGCTTAGTTCGTTTGAGCAGTGCTAATTTCTATGTCAATTCGGCGCACTGAAATAATCATGCCCCGCCTTTCCGTATAGTGTGGACTTTGTATGGCAAAGTATCCTaatgatattatttttctatagaTACATAAATTATGTCAATCCCCTAGTACCTGGTAATTGTCCCCAGTGTTGTTTTTGCTCTTAGTCTATATTCCAAACTGATGTGAAAGTCAGTCCATGGACTGGATCCATGGAATGCTTGCCAGTTCAATCACATAGCTATGACCCCCGCAGTCCTGTCATAGACTTGATCCAGCACGAGGATTCCTACAAACTTGCAATGACAAAATTATTAGATTTACCAGAAAAAGCATACTCACCCACACGAAACTTTTGCACAGCAAGCACTCCAATTGAACACCACACAACTTTCAAATATTCAAAACTTGACATTGAAAAGGTCAAGagtattttcaattaaacagTAATTTCACAtgcaacaattttttttctgtgttataatatatttctgataaatgggaaaagacaacagagaaaataaaatgccGGTAACTacaagaaaatgcaaaaagcAAGTGAGCTTATCATTGACTACCTGCTCACCATCTCCAAGGGTTTGTTCAACAAAGGTCCAATGGAACAGCAAACTTGATGAAAAAGTAAATCCTCTTTAGTTGGAATCATCTTCATGTGGTCCCATGATTGAAGCTTTTCTATACCTCAACTTCTCAATTTCCCTCCCGAGCAAATCCAAGGTGGTGTCTGTCACATGATTCGGGGAGCAACCCTCATCAAGCATCATCCTCAAGAACTTATATGCCTCCTTCAACTTACCTGCTTTTGTGTGAACCTTAATAAGGGTATTAAAGGTCACGACATCAGGCTTTATTCCGCTGGCCCTCATTTGCCCGAAGAGTCCACAAGCTTCCTCAATCCTCCCAGCACTTCCCAATGCATTTATCAGAGTGTTATACATAACGATGTCTAAGTAACCCCCGTGCTTAATCAACTTATCATGGACTGAACTTGCAAGGTCAGCCCTCCCCATCTTCCCTAGCCCCTGAATTATTGCATTATAGGTTGCTATGTCCCAAGGGCAAATTTTCTCGCCCATCTCATTGAGAACACTCCACGCTTCGCTGAGATAGCCCTTTTTGACGAAAGAGCTCATGATGGAGTTGTAGGTATAACTCGTGGGGTCTACACCCATGTCTGTGAATATCTCAAACAACTTACAAGCCAAGCAATCTTCCCTTTTGCCAAAAAGATCGACAAGAAGGTGTTCACCATATCAATATCGAATGAATCCACTCCTTTACTTAAAACTCGTTCAGCCTTTGGAATTGAAAAAAGCTGAGGTGCCAGGTCCCCTGACTTCGCTTTACTGGCGAGTTGGTCCATATACGGAGAAGATGACCATTCGTCATTATCATCAACATTGACAGTCTCCTCAACTTCTCTTCCTAACTCAGAGGAGCTGATTAAACTCATTACCTCACTAAGGTCACCCCGAGATGGAAATAGAGGAGTGTAATCCTTTCTCCTACTCTGCGGGTTCTTCATCACAGCCTCCATATTTGCCTTCCACTTGAGTACGTTTGGCACCAAATTTCCATCCCTAATGTGCTTCATTAGCATCTCTGCGCCATCCCAATAACCATGTTTGTGAAACCCAATTAGTAGGGAAGTTACAGTCACCAAGTCAACGACAAAACCCCGGGCTTCCATTTCTTTAACCAAGTCAAAGGCTTCGTCGACCAGACCTTCTTTGCAAAGCTGAATTACCACAATGCTGTAAGTAATGCCATCCACAAAATGACCCTTCTTCTTCAAGTCACAGAACAGAGTATAAGCTCCCTCGGCCCTTCCGTTCTTAAATAGTCCATCAATTAGGATATTATAAGTGCAACATGAAGCCCTAACTCCATCCTCGACCAACTTCTCAAAGAGTCCGCAGGCCTCCACGACTCTCCTGGACTTAAGAAGACCATCAAGGAGAGCATTATAAACTACCACGTCAGGCCGAAACCCGTTATACTCCATCTCACCATGAATTCTCATGGCATCATCCATCCGGTACGACTTTGAGCATCCCTGGATCAGGATCCGGTACGTGAACGAGTCAGGCTCGTGGCCTGAACCCTTCATTTCCTCATAAACTGTGAGCGCGTCTTTCACCTTGGCCGAGAGGCAAAGCACCTGAATTAAGCTATTGTAGGTGCACAAGTCGGGCCCGAAAGAGCCTGACTTGAGGCTCTTTGCCTTCATCTCCTCGAAAAGCTTCAACGAAGTGGTCAAATCGCCCCAACACCCGAACCCATGAATGCAGATATTGTAACCGACTGTATCCAACTCGAACCAATCCTTTTCCCTCAACTTACAGAACAAATCCCTAAACTCTGCCCTCATATCAGCTTTTTTAAGTGCACCCAACAGCTCATTGCACGCAGTCAAACCCGGAACCGATCCAACATGGACGCCATCGGTAGAGCTAGAATTAAAATCAGACGCATCCAGTAGCTTGCAAAACATGGATAGAGCTAGACCCAACTTACCTTTCCTAACGAAGGCGACGAGGACGGAGTCATACATGCGGGAATTCGGCTTCACGCCGAGCTCCTCCATGTGGCCAAGGATATCGAGCGCAGCGTCGAACTTGCCCGCGCGGATCAATGAGTCGAGGACCAACTTGAAAGTCCAAGAATCGACGACGACGCCATCCTCCTTCATCAGGTTGATCAACGGCGGCACTTCCTCGAGGTGATCGGAGCGGCAGAGGGTGTAGAACATGAGGGAGTAGGTGCCCGCCGAGTGTTTGTAGAAATGCCCGAGAGAAGGGACGCTTCTCGCCCATGCGAAGAGCTCGAGCTTCTTTGAGGGGTGGAGGGAGGGGGAGCGGAGGACACGGTGGAGGAGTGACTCGGAGAGCGGGACGCTGTGCGGGTCGAGATCCCCGGTGCCGGAGACGGCGAGGGATTTGGTGACGGAAGCCTCGAGGAGGATTTCGGCCAGCTGGGTCGTCCCGTGCTTCCGGAGGATGTTCGCGTTGACGGACATGGAGAAGAAACTAACCGTAGTCAAACTGTTGACAGTCGCTGAGCTGAGATACTGAAACGGGCATTGCCGTTGACTTCTTTTTTGCAGTCGGCCAATTTGATTCGGTTCACTGAAAACAGAGGATTTCATGCcggggaaaaaggaaaaaaaaaaaactgatcttaattttcaatctttaaaaaatttattataagaaatttcaaatatataaataatatttaatacgaatttatagttttaatatattgacaagaaaaaaagttttatttttatactatAAACCTTAATACGTTAAATTTCAGATCTACAATAGAGTACTTATTTGAGAGTTTATGAACAAAAAAGTTATGTAATAAAtccatatatatcattttaagCGTCAATCTAAGTTATAAAAAAGTAGCTTTTAAAAGGCtgaaaattcaaacttctAATTTCATTTagtaaaagaataataattacaCAAATGTGGAATTTTTTAAACGTCAATATTAGCTTGTGATTTATTCttactcatattttatatattaagttGTGTGAATATTGAATAAATTTAGATGAATCCATCCTATAACCACTTTGAGAGATTCAGTTAATTGAGGCCTAATGAGATTAACTATAACTAGGTATGAACTTGAGTGTTTCATAGGTGTGGCTCATACAAAATAAAGCGACGTGATTTGCCAAAATtagaataaagaaaaaaagattttagagaagttaggattaTCAAAATGAAATTCCCACGTTACACAACTCACAATTTATATTCAATGATTGATAGAGGTCATGGAGGGGTTTGAGCACACGGCCAACCGGGCTTA
Above is a window of Punica granatum isolate Tunisia-2019 chromosome 7, ASM765513v2, whole genome shotgun sequence DNA encoding:
- the LOC116215371 gene encoding LOW QUALITY PROTEIN: pentatricopeptide repeat-containing protein At4g01570-like (The sequence of the model RefSeq protein was modified relative to this genomic sequence to represent the inferred CDS: inserted 1 base in 1 codon), with the protein product MSVNANILRKHGTTQLAEILLEASVTKSLAVSGTGDLDPHSVPLSESLLHRVLRSPSLHPSKKLELFAWARSVPSLGHFYKHSAGTYSLMFYTLCRSDHLEEVPPLINLMKEDGVVVDSWTFKLVLDSLIRAGKFDAALDILGHMEELGVKPNSRMYDSVLVAFVRKGKLGLALSMFCKLLDASDFNSSSTDGVHVGSVPGLTACNELLGALKKADMRAEFRDLFCKLREKDWFELDTVGYNICIHGFGCWGDLTTSLKLFEEMKAKSLKSGSFGPDLCTYNSLIQVLCLSAKVKDALTVYEEMKGSGHEPDSFTYRILIQGCSKSYRMDDAMRIHGEMEYNGFRPDVVVYNALLDGLLKSRRVVEACGLFEKLVEDGVRASCCTYNILIDGLFKNGRAEGAYTLFCDLKKKGHFVDGITYSIVVIQLCKEGLVDEAFDLVKEMEARGFVVDLVTVTSLLIGFHKHGYWDGAEMLMKHIRDGNLVPNVLKWKANMEAVMKNPQSRRKDYTPLFPSRGDLSEVMSLISSSELGREVEETVNVDDNDEWSSSPYMDQLASKAKSGDLAPQLFSIPKAERVLSKGVDSFDIDMVNTFLSIFLAKGKIXLACKLFEIFTDMGVDPTSYTYNSIMSSFVKKGYLSEAWSVLNEMGEKICPWDIATYNAIIQGLGKMGRADLASSVHDKLIKHGGYLDIVMYNTLINALGSAGRIEEACGLFGQMRASGIKPDVVTFNTLIKVHTKAGKLKEAYKFLRMMLDEGCSPNHVTDTTLDLLGREIEKLRYRKASIMGPHEDDSN